In Nitrospinota bacterium, the following are encoded in one genomic region:
- a CDS encoding CinA family nicotinamide mononucleotide deamidase-related protein, protein MQGEIISIGTELLLGEITDTNSSYIARMLTSLGIDVSYQISVGDDRDRLGKLIRLSHERSPIVITTGGLGPTVDDITRESIAEAIGKGLEFRQELMDGIEAYFEKRGISFSPNNRKQAYIPEGSLAIQNPVGTAPGFIVKDEKGIIVALPGIPREMTYLLGKSVIPFLKEEFSLREGISSRVLKIGCMGESKVDEKIGDLMKNKDYPIGLLIKDGEIQIRITAKEKDQLKNLKNMKEIEKEIRRRLGSMIYGADDETLEEVVGSLLKEKKETISMADSFTGGWLAQRFLRADSNRKYFNGCLVFVNGKALTQDLNLQEEKLKRVGLISRETAQIAAKEIKKRYHSEIGLAVLGGTDKSNDFTTYIALSSKDKTMVEEHKFSGILDIAKSRITTLALELVRRYLKNIGM, encoded by the coding sequence ATGCAGGGTGAGATTATAAGTATAGGTACGGAACTGTTATTAGGAGAGATTACAGATACCAATTCTAGCTATATTGCCAGGATGTTAACCTCTTTAGGTATAGATGTCTCCTATCAAATATCTGTAGGGGATGATAGGGATAGATTAGGGAAACTGATAAGGCTCTCTCATGAAAGGTCCCCTATTGTTATCACAACAGGGGGTTTGGGTCCTACTGTGGATGATATAACAAGGGAGTCGATTGCAGAGGCCATTGGAAAAGGTCTGGAATTCAGACAGGAGCTTATGGATGGAATCGAAGCCTACTTTGAAAAGAGGGGTATATCGTTTAGTCCCAACAACAGAAAGCAGGCATACATACCAGAAGGTTCTTTGGCAATTCAAAATCCCGTAGGCACAGCTCCTGGGTTTATTGTAAAGGATGAAAAGGGGATTATTGTTGCCCTTCCTGGAATACCCAGAGAGATGACCTATCTTTTGGGAAAAAGCGTCATTCCCTTTTTAAAAGAGGAGTTTTCTTTAAGAGAGGGGATAAGTTCAAGGGTTCTAAAGATAGGCTGTATGGGCGAAAGCAAGGTTGATGAGAAGATTGGGGATTTGATGAAAAATAAGGATTATCCCATAGGTCTATTGATAAAGGATGGGGAGATACAGATACGCATTACAGCGAAAGAAAAGGATCAGTTAAAGAATCTTAAGAATATGAAAGAGATAGAAAAAGAGATAAGAAGACGCCTTGGCAGTATGATTTATGGGGCCGATGATGAGACCCTTGAAGAGGTAGTCGGTTCCCTATTAAAAGAGAAAAAAGAGACAATCTCAATGGCCGATTCATTTACAGGCGGATGGCTTGCCCAGAGATTTTTAAGAGCAGATTCCAATAGGAAATACTTTAATGGATGTCTTGTATTTGTAAACGGAAAGGCACTGACTCAGGACTTGAATCTTCAAGAAGAAAAATTAAAGAGGGTTGGATTGATCAGCAGAGAGACAGCTCAGATAGCTGCAAAAGAGATAAAAAAAAGATATCATTCAGAAATCGGCTTGGCTGTTTTGGGCGGAACAGATAAGTCCAATGACTTTACTACATATATTGCCCTCTCTTCAAAAGATAAGACAATGGTTGAGGAGCATAAGTTTAGTGGTATCTTGGATATTGCTAAAAGCCGTATAACCACATTGGCTCTTGAACTAGTGAGGAGATATTTGAAGAATATAGGAATGTAA